A single Fundulus heteroclitus isolate FHET01 chromosome 4, MU-UCD_Fhet_4.1, whole genome shotgun sequence DNA region contains:
- the depdc7a gene encoding DEP domain-containing protein 7 codes for MAVHTTTGGPEQIMAGKPFRATYIWNSIISNLQAHVEVKPRRHNLKSYHDCFLGSEAVDVVLSHITVSRFFGDEPVPRQKAARLCQAFMDSKVFEPVGVKVFGKEKKRNKFEDSGVSLYRFLGPASSSSSALINTSSQSAGTIGGGYGSPNMNQSSCTLISDSPDVPSYSLHSPVRRERLLEEVLGNMNLSATATPQMSHLGLSQECLYEVWHQQAVCRLLQLIELPLLEGLLEGEAASRSSLRGMDSDPDLLCTTSYLDREVLKAFSEAQADEWMSMAVDCLEFLPDELVVEVSRGLAACVDDLLQCKRLLYQVLVRHYGQTQQPPLLNNCVFDIHSGISELLVNGKLELALEALQLSLGLQDPHSREELRRLLGFMATAANPQEVKLHEEIENRMAVKRSFSSAIVYSGRLSKGKVDLMVLFMMDNHCDLFKTPLSLHKMVSERLRNIVKGKDPDAITGAAYCSRVGAKEYSERRQKTTKEEILSLLRTVHENPKFSTKEKRRLLGQFHKSHPEIFVQYFGTKLSSINMLFQ; via the exons aACAAATCATGGCTGGGAAGCCTTTCCGGGCCACCTACATCTGGAACAGCATCATTTCCAATCTCCAAGCTCACGTTGAGGTGAAGCCCAGGCGTCACAACCTGAAGTCCTACCATGACTGCTTCCTGGGCTCAGAGGCCGTGGACGTGGTTCTGTCGCACATCACCGTCAGCCGCTTCTTCGGCGACGAGCCGGTGCCTCGCCAAAAGGCGGCCCGCCTCTGTCAGGCCTTCATGGACTCTAAGGTGTTCGAGCCGGTGGGGGTCAAGGTGTTCGGAAAGGAGAAGAAACGGAACAAGTTCGAGGACAGCGGCGTCAGTCTGTACCGATTCTTGGGTCCAGCGAGCAGCTCCTCGTCGGCGCTGATCAACACCAGCTCCCAGTCCGCTGGCACCATCGGAGGCGGCTACGGCTCACCGAACATGAACCAGAGCAGCTGCACGCTAATAAGCGATAG CCCAGACGTGCCAAGCTACTCCCTCCACTCCCCGGTGAGGAGAGAGAGGCTTCTGGAGGAGGTGCTGGGCAACATGAACCTCAGCGCCACCGCCACCCCCCAGATGAGCCACCTCGGCCTCTCGCAGGAGT gTTTGTATGAAGTGTGGCACCAGCAGGCAGTGTGCAGGCTGCTGCAGCTCATAGAGCTCCCCCTGCTGGAAGGCCTGTTGGAAGGCGAGGCCGCTTCTCGGTCCTCCCTGCGTGGCATGGACAGCGACCCGGACCTGCTGTGTACGACAAGCTACCTGGACCGAGAGGTTCTGAAAGCCTTCAGCGAAGCACA GGCTGATGAGTGGATGTCAATGGCGGTGGACTGCCTGGAGTTTCTGCCTGACGAGCTGGTGGTGGAGGTCAGCCGAGGTTTGGCTGCCTGTGTGGACGACCTACTCCAGTGCAAGAGGTTGCTTTACCAGGTCCTGGTCAGGCATTATGGACAGACGCAGCAGCCGCCTCTGCTCAACAACTGCGTGTTCGATATCCACTCTGGGATCTCGGAACTACTTG TCAACGGGAAGCTGGAACTGGCTCTGGAGGCGCTGCAGCTGAGCCTGGGGCTGCAGGACCCCCACAGCCGAGAGGAGCTCCGGAGGCTGCTGGGCTTCATGGCCACCGCGGCCAACCCGCAGGAGGTGAAGCTGCACGAGGAG ATCGAGAACAGGATGGCGGTAAAGAGGTCTTTCTCCAGCGCCATCGTGTACAGCGGGAGGCTCTCCAAGGGCAAGGTGGACCTGATGGTTCTGTTCATGATGGACAACCACTGTGATCTGTTCAAG ACTCCCCTCTCCTTGCACAAGATGGTGAGCGAACGACTGAGAAACATCGTGAAGGGGAAGGATCCGGACGCGATAACAG GCGCGGCATACTGCTCCAGGGTTGGCGCTAAGGAGTATTCAGAGAGACGACAGAAAACCACTAAAGAGGAGATCCTTTCTCTTCTGCGCACCGTTCACGAGAACCCCAAGTTCTCCACGAAGGAGAAGAGGAGGCTGCTGGGACAGTTTCATAAATCTCATCCTGAGATCTTTGTTCAGTACTTTGGAACTAAATTATCTAGTATCAACATGTTGTTTCAATAA
- the cstf3 gene encoding cleavage stimulation factor subunit 3, with product MSTEGTAEQTAAEYIPEKVKKAEKKLEENPYDLDAWSILIREAQNQPIDKARKTHERLVSQFPSSGRFWKLFIEAEIKAKNYDKVEKLFQRCLMKVLHIDLWKCYLAYVRETKGKLPSYKEKMAQAYDFALDKIGMEIMSYQIWVDYINFLKGVEAVGSYAENQRITAVRRVYQRGCVNPMINIEQLWRDYSKYEEGINVHLAKKMIEDRSRDYTNARRVGKEYETVMKGLDRNAPSVPPQNSPQEAQQVEMWKKYIQWEKSNPLRTEDQTLITKRVMFAYEQCLLVLGHHPDIWYEAAQYLEQSSKLLAEKGDMNNSKLFSDEAANIYERAIGTLLKKNMLLYFAFADYEESRMKYEKVHSIYNKLLAIEDIDPTLVYIQYMKFARRAEGIKSGRTIFKKAREDLRTRHHVYVSAALMEYYCSKDKSVAFKIFELGLKKYGDIPEYILAYIDYLSHLNEDNNTRVLFERVLTSGSLSPEKSGEIWARFLAFESNIGDLASILKVERRRFTAFKDEYEGKETALLVDRYKFMDLYPCSSSELKALGYKDVSRAKLAALLPEAVTAPSVPTLKDDPDRKPEYPKPDTNQMIPYQPRHLAPPGLHPVPGGVFPVPPAAVVLMKLLPPPTCFTGPFVQVDELMETFRRCTLPESVDAAVELITGRQPEAAGEGNGSMENHATGKSLKRPNADSDEEDDKGAVAPPIHDIYRARQQKRIR from the exons ATGTCGACGGAGGGAACAGCCGAGCAG ACAGCAGCTGAGTATATTCCCGAGAAGGTgaagaaagcagagaagaagtTGGAAGAAAACCCATATGACCTTGACGCATGGAGCATTCTGATTCGAGAAGCACAG AATCAACCCATAGATAAAGCAAGGAAGACCCATGAGCGACTTGTCTCGCAGTTCCCGAGCTCTGGCAGATTCTGGAAACTGTTCATTGAAGCTGAG ATAAAGGCTAAAAACTATGACAAGGTAGAAAAG TTGTTTCAGAGATGCCTTATGAAAGTGTTGCACATCGACCTATGGAAATGCTACCTTGCATATGTTCGAGAGACCAAAGGGAAGCTTCCCAGCTACAA AGAGAAGATGGCCCAGGCGTACGACTTCGCCCTGGATAAGATTGGCATGGAGATCATGTCTTACCAG ATTTGGGTGGACTACATAAATTTCCTGAAAGGAGT TGAGGCCGTGGGCTCGTACGCAGAGAATCAGAGAATCACGGCAGTTCGGAGAGTCTACCAAAGAGGTTGCGTGAACCCAATGATTAACATTGAACAGCTCTGGAGAGATTATAGCAAATATGAGGAG GGAATTAATGTGCATTTGGCCAAAAAGATGATTGAGGATCGGAGCAGGGATTACACGAACGCAAGGAGAGTGGGGAAG GAGTATGAGACGGTGATGAAAGGGCTGGACAGAAACGCCCCTTCAGTcccaccacagaactccccCCAGGAGGCCCAGCAAgtggaaatgtggaaaaagtacaTTCAGTGGGAAAAAAGCAACCCGCTGCGTACAGAAGACCAGACGCTGATCACTAAGAGAG TTATGTTTGCCTACGAGCAGTGCCTGCTGGTACTGGGCCACCATCCGGACATTTGGTACGAGGCAGCGCAGTACCTGGAGCAGTCGAGCAAGCTGCTGGCAGAGAAAGGG GACATGAATAATTCAAAGCTGTTCAGCGACGAGGCAGCCAACATCTACGAGCGAGCCATCGGGACCCTCCTCAAGAAGAACATGCTCCTCTACTTTGCGTTTGCCGATTACGAGGAA AGTCGCATGAAGTACGAGAAAGTGCACAGCATCTACAACAAGCTGCTCGCCATCGAGGACATCGACCCCACCCTGGTCTACATCCAGTACATGAAGTTCGCCAGGAGGGCGGAGGGCATCAAGTCGGGCCGCACCATCTTCAAGAAGGCCCGAGAGGACCTGCGCACGCGGCACCACGTGTACGTGTCCGCGGCGCTGATGGAGTACTACTGCAGCAAA gataaATCAGTGGCCTTCAAGATATTCGAGCTGGGTTTGAAGAAATATGGAGACATTCCAGAGTACATACTTGCCTACATCGATTACCTCTCCCACCTTAATG AGGACAACAACACCAGGGTTTTGTTCGAACGGGTCCTCACCTCCGGGAGCCTGTCCCCAGAAAAATCCGG CGAGATCTGGGCTCGGTTCCTGGCGTTCGAGAGCAACATCGGCGACCTGGCCAGTATTCTGAAAGTAGAGCGCCGGCGTTTCACCGCCTTCAAAGACGAGTACGAGGGCAAAGAAACCGCGCTGCTCGTAGATCGATACAAGTTCATGGACCTCTATCCCTGCTCCTCCAGTGAGCTCAAAGCTCTCGGTTACAAG GACGTGTCTCGTGCCAAACTGGCAGCTCTGCTCCCCGAGGCCGTGACGGCCCCCTCTGTGCCTACACTAAAGGATGATCCTGATCGTAAACCCGAGTATCCCAAACCAGACACCAATCAGATGATCCCGTATCAGCCGCGTCACCTCGCCC CACCGGGTCTGCACCCGGTCCCTGGTGGAGTTTTCCCAGTCCCTCCAGCTGCCGTCGTCCTGATGAAGCTGCTCCCCCCGCCTACGTGCTTCACG GGTCCTTTCGTTCAAGTGGATGAGCTCATGGAAACTTTCAGGAGATGCACGCTTCCTGAGA GTGTCGACGCTGCTGTGGAGCTCATCACGGGCAGACAGCCGGAGGCAGCGGGGGAGGGCAACGGCTCCATGGAGAACCACGCTACCGGCAAGTCCCTCAAGAGGCCCAACGCGGACTCCGACGAGGAGGACGACAAGGGGGCCGTGGCCCCCCCCATTCACGACATCTACCGCGCGCGGCAGCAGAAGAGGATTCGATAA